One Bradysia coprophila strain Holo2 unplaced genomic scaffold, BU_Bcop_v1 contig_476, whole genome shotgun sequence genomic region harbors:
- the LOC119082631 gene encoding 1,5-anhydro-D-fructose reductase-like produces MCPLPLRNVKNIELSVKDAIDAGYRHIDSAYSYGNEKEVGNGVRAKIDEGVIEREDMFITTKLWNTFHDPADVPLAFQKSFDNLNLTYIDLYLLHWPMAYGKINKDRSNTPPTDIEDVVIRPFFDNGTYAAAEIDYLDTWRAMEKLMESGKIRSIGISNFNSQQIDRLLSVATIKPVVNQVECHPNFNQHKLIKFCAARNITVTAYSPLGQPNNSDAVSLAINDPKIAEIAAAHNKLPNQVVLRYTYQNGAVVIPKSTHKDRIRSNIDIFDFELSQVEMEFIDGLNTNSRLVAFNHTIRDENYPFGIEF; encoded by the exons ATGTGTCCGTTGCCActtcgcaacgttaaaaatatc GAACTTT CTGTTAAAGATGCAATTGATGCTGGATATCGTCACATAGACTCAGCGTATTCATACGGTAATGAAAAAGAAGTTGGCAATGGGGTACGTGCAAAAATTGATGAAGGAGTGATCGAGCGGGAAGATATGTTCATCACGACGAAG TTATGGAACACATTTCACGACCCAGCCGACGTTCCACTCGCCTTTCAGAAATCGTTCGATAATTTGAATCTGACTTACATCGATCTCTATCTACTGCATTGGCCGATGGCTTATGGGAAAATCAACAAAGACCGTTCGAACACACCACCAACAGATATTGAGGATGTGGTCATTCGTCCATTTTTTGATAATGGAACGTATGCTGCAGCTGAAATCGACTATTTGGATACGTGGCGTGCCATGGAAAAGCTAATGGAAAGCGGTAAAATCCGCAGCATTGGTATATCGAACTTCAACAGTCAACAGATCGACCGTTTATTGTCTGTGGCAACGATAAAGCCAGTTGTGAATCAAGTGGAATGCCATCCAAATTTCAATCAGcataaattgattaaattttgtgcTGCACGTAATATCACAGTAACAGCGTATTCACCGCTGGGTCAACCGAATAACAGTGATGCAGTTAGTTTAGCAATTAATGATCCGAAAATAGCCGAGATTGCAGCAGCGCACAACAAATTGCCGAATCAAGTTGTCCTTCGGTATACG TATCAAAATGGAGCCGTCGTTATTCCGAAATCGACGCATAAGGACCGAATCAGGAGTaacattgacattttcgattttgaattGAGCCAAGTGGAAATGGAATTTATTGACGGCCTAAACACCAACAGTCGGTTAGTGGCCTTCAACCATACCATTCGTGACGAAAACTACCCATTTGGCATTGAATTTTAA